In Anas acuta chromosome 21, bAnaAcu1.1, whole genome shotgun sequence, one genomic interval encodes:
- the FABP3 gene encoding fatty acid-binding protein, heart, with amino-acid sequence MVEAFVGTWKLVDTANFDEYMKALGVGFATRQMAGLTKPTTIIEVAGDKVTVKTQSTFKNTEISFKLGEEFDETTADDRHVKSVVTLDGGKLVHVQKWEGKETSLVRELKDGKLILTLTMGSVVSTRTYEKAT; translated from the exons ATGGTGGAGGCTTTCGTGGGCACCTGGAAGCTGGTGGACACGGCCAATTTCGATGAGTACATGAAGGCGCTGG gcgtGGGCTTCGCCACCAGGCAGATGGCCGGGCTGACCAAACCCACCACCATCATCGAGGTGGCGGGCGACAAGGTGACGGTGAAGACCCAGAGCACCTTCAAGAACACGGAGATCAGCTTCAAGCTGGGCGAGGAGTTCGACGAGACCACGGCCGACGACAGGCACGTCAAG TCCGTGGTCACGCTGGATGGAGGCAAACTGGTCCACGTGCAGaagtgggaggggaaggagacaTCGCTAGTGCGGGAGCTGAAGGACGGGAAGCTGATTCTG ACTCTCACCATGGGCAGCGTCGTCTCCACCCGCACCTACGAGAAGGCAACATAG
- the ZCCHC17 gene encoding zinc finger CCHC domain-containing protein 17 isoform X1, translating into MELSDWLGGREGLRVRAERGQRNGGGRGRCCWRAVRRGCRDGGAARAVASVTEYGAFIKIPGCRKQGLVHKTHMSSCRVDKPSEMVDVGDKVWVKVIGKEMKDDKLKLSLSMKVVNQGTGKDLDPNNVALDQDERKKRMFRDYTSQKITLEAVLNTVCKKCGCKGHFAKECFMQPGGTKYSLIPEEEEEEVTAAEGERHKKSSLTDDSSKKRKKEKKKKKKHKSKQSSESDSDSSDSDSDGAQPASKRAKHSGKTSKAQKKKKKKHKKKAKE; encoded by the exons ATGGAGCTCAGCGATTGGCTGGGCGGAAGGGAGGGCCTGCGGGTGAGGGCGGAGCGGGGGCAGCGAaatggcggcgggcgggggcg GTGCTGCTGGCGTGCGGTGAGGCgaggctgcagggatggaggcGCTGCCCGAGCT GTGGCGTCTGTGACAGAATATGGGGCATTTATAAAAATCCCAGGCTGCAGGAAGcaag GCCTAGTTCATAAGACTCACATGTCTTCCTGCCGGGTGGATAAGCCCTCGGAGATGGTGGATGTCGGAGACAAAGTGTGGGTAAAGGTTATTGGAAAAGAG ATGAAGGATGACAAACTGAAGCTTTCCCTCTCCATGAAGGTTGTTAACCAAGGCACAGGAAAAGACCTTGATCCCAACAATGTTGCCCTTGA tCAGGATGAGAGGAAAAAACGCATGTTTAGAGACTACACTAGCCAGAAGATCACACTTGAAGCAGTCTTGAACACTGTGTGTAAGAAATGCGGCTGCAAAG GTCACTTTGCCAAGGAGTGTTTCATGCAGCCTGGAGGAACCAAATATAGCCTGAttccagaagaggaagaagaggaggtgacagcagcagaaGGTGAAAGACACAAAAAGAGCAGCTTGACTGATGattcttcaaagaaaaggaaaaag gagaagaagaagaaaaagaagcacaagAGTAAGCAGTCCTCCGAGTCTGACTCGGACAGCTCTGACTCGGACAGCGATGGGGCTCAGCCAGCCAGCAAGAGGGCCAAGCACTCGGGGAAGACCAGCAAGgctcagaagaagaagaaaaagaagcataaaaagAAGGCCAAGGAGTGA
- the ZCCHC17 gene encoding zinc finger CCHC domain-containing protein 17 isoform X2 yields the protein MEALPELYAVLQGEVASVTEYGAFIKIPGCRKQGLVHKTHMSSCRVDKPSEMVDVGDKVWVKVIGKEMKDDKLKLSLSMKVVNQGTGKDLDPNNVALDQDERKKRMFRDYTSQKITLEAVLNTVCKKCGCKGHFAKECFMQPGGTKYSLIPEEEEEEVTAAEGERHKKSSLTDDSSKKRKKEKKKKKKHKSKQSSESDSDSSDSDSDGAQPASKRAKHSGKTSKAQKKKKKKHKKKAKE from the exons atggaggcGCTGCCCGAGCTGTACgcggtgctgcagggagag GTGGCGTCTGTGACAGAATATGGGGCATTTATAAAAATCCCAGGCTGCAGGAAGcaag GCCTAGTTCATAAGACTCACATGTCTTCCTGCCGGGTGGATAAGCCCTCGGAGATGGTGGATGTCGGAGACAAAGTGTGGGTAAAGGTTATTGGAAAAGAG ATGAAGGATGACAAACTGAAGCTTTCCCTCTCCATGAAGGTTGTTAACCAAGGCACAGGAAAAGACCTTGATCCCAACAATGTTGCCCTTGA tCAGGATGAGAGGAAAAAACGCATGTTTAGAGACTACACTAGCCAGAAGATCACACTTGAAGCAGTCTTGAACACTGTGTGTAAGAAATGCGGCTGCAAAG GTCACTTTGCCAAGGAGTGTTTCATGCAGCCTGGAGGAACCAAATATAGCCTGAttccagaagaggaagaagaggaggtgacagcagcagaaGGTGAAAGACACAAAAAGAGCAGCTTGACTGATGattcttcaaagaaaaggaaaaag gagaagaagaagaaaaagaagcacaagAGTAAGCAGTCCTCCGAGTCTGACTCGGACAGCTCTGACTCGGACAGCGATGGGGCTCAGCCAGCCAGCAAGAGGGCCAAGCACTCGGGGAAGACCAGCAAGgctcagaagaagaagaaaaagaagcataaaaagAAGGCCAAGGAGTGA